In Parasegetibacter sp. NRK P23, a single genomic region encodes these proteins:
- a CDS encoding LVIVD repeat-containing protein, whose translation MKKLLQHLFLSLSVLTIFSGCLKDTTYKTYTYQITRPVFQTKAEVVAQIGNTAPETISAAGKMYLLGHYIFLNELGKGIHVINNLNPAAPIVESFIHIPGCGDMAAYGNTLYADCYTDLIVLNIAQPNDVKYVKTIPNLFPERVYVLGYYQDSGQVITEWITKDTTVTEKIENGTRRNEIMFFDASFNFSAASGMAANSAGVKTAPQQGVGGSMARFAIQREHLYTVSNSTLEVLNISQPMNPVWKTKTSLGWGIETIYPFKDKLFIGAQSGMHIYSVEDPANPVKASTFDHARVCDPVIADDTYAYVTLRNGTQCLGYVNQLDVVNVENIFSPKLVKSYPLTNPHGLSKAGNHLFVCDGRDGLRILDASNPSNVTIKSTIPMPKTFDVICFNNVAIVSAEDGLYQYDYSDINNIKLLSRIGIKF comes from the coding sequence ATGAAAAAACTTCTTCAACACTTATTCCTTAGTCTCAGCGTCCTTACCATTTTCAGCGGTTGCCTGAAGGACACTACTTACAAGACCTACACCTACCAGATCACAAGACCCGTTTTCCAGACCAAAGCGGAAGTAGTGGCCCAGATCGGAAATACCGCACCCGAAACCATTTCCGCCGCAGGAAAGATGTACCTGCTCGGGCACTACATCTTCCTCAACGAACTGGGCAAAGGCATTCACGTGATCAACAACCTGAACCCCGCCGCCCCCATCGTGGAATCCTTCATCCACATTCCCGGATGTGGTGATATGGCGGCTTACGGCAATACTTTGTACGCCGATTGTTACACAGACCTGATCGTGCTCAACATCGCGCAACCGAATGATGTAAAGTATGTAAAGACCATCCCCAACCTGTTCCCCGAACGTGTATATGTACTTGGTTACTACCAGGATTCCGGGCAAGTAATTACGGAATGGATCACCAAAGACACCACGGTAACAGAAAAGATCGAGAACGGCACCCGCAGGAACGAGATCATGTTTTTTGATGCTTCCTTCAACTTCTCCGCCGCATCAGGCATGGCCGCCAATAGTGCAGGCGTAAAAACCGCGCCACAACAGGGCGTGGGAGGCAGCATGGCGCGTTTCGCCATCCAGCGGGAACATCTTTATACCGTTTCAAATTCCACCCTAGAAGTACTGAACATTTCGCAACCGATGAACCCGGTCTGGAAAACAAAAACCTCGTTGGGATGGGGCATTGAAACGATTTACCCATTCAAAGACAAACTCTTCATCGGTGCCCAGAGCGGCATGCACATTTATTCCGTTGAAGACCCCGCCAACCCGGTAAAAGCAAGCACATTTGACCATGCACGCGTATGCGACCCCGTTATCGCCGACGATACTTACGCTTATGTAACGCTGCGCAACGGCACACAATGCCTGGGTTATGTGAACCAACTGGATGTGGTGAATGTGGAGAACATCTTCTCCCCCAAACTGGTAAAATCCTACCCGCTCACCAATCCACACGGACTCAGCAAGGCGGGCAACCATCTATTTGTTTGCGATGGCAGGGACGGGCTCCGGATACTGGATGCCAGTAACCCCTCAAATGTGACCATCAAATCAACCATCCCAATGCCCAAAACTTTCGATGTAATCTGCTTCAATAATGTAGCTATCGTTTCCGCAGAAGACGGGCTCTATCAATACGATTATTCAGACATCAACAATATTAAACTGCTGAGCAGGATCGGAATAAAATTCTAA
- a CDS encoding DUF4397 domain-containing protein translates to MKKANFLRKNLLLACGVVLSGVFFASCQKNSEGTTVPVSGLMAFNLAPDVANAGITLSGNSLTQAPLAYTNFTGGYLSVYTGNREAQSYDFSQNTSLATSSNLFEDGKFYSLFLVGANDTYRNIIVRDNFDSLSSTSGKAYIRYINAIPDSSQPQVSVVAGGNNIADGTARFGTVSEFMAVTPGSVDISVNNESNINLNRTITVEQSKAYTVLLLGLPGATDTTQQTKIRFIENGRLTE, encoded by the coding sequence ATGAAAAAAGCGAATTTTCTTCGAAAAAACCTGCTATTGGCTTGTGGCGTAGTACTGTCCGGTGTTTTCTTCGCTTCGTGTCAGAAGAATAGTGAAGGCACAACAGTTCCTGTGTCAGGACTTATGGCATTCAACCTGGCTCCTGATGTGGCCAACGCCGGCATTACCTTATCGGGCAACAGTTTAACGCAGGCGCCCCTGGCTTACACCAATTTCACCGGTGGTTACCTCAGCGTTTATACCGGCAACAGGGAGGCGCAATCTTATGATTTCTCCCAGAACACCTCCCTGGCAACGAGCAGCAATCTATTTGAAGACGGCAAATTCTACTCTCTCTTCCTGGTTGGCGCCAATGACACCTACCGGAACATCATTGTCCGTGACAACTTCGACAGTCTATCCTCCACCTCCGGAAAAGCGTATATCCGGTACATCAACGCGATCCCCGACTCCTCGCAACCACAGGTTAGTGTAGTGGCCGGTGGCAATAATATCGCCGATGGTACCGCCCGTTTTGGAACGGTATCTGAATTCATGGCCGTAACACCAGGAAGCGTTGACATTTCAGTGAACAACGAAAGCAATATTAATCTCAACAGAACGATCACTGTGGAACAAAGCAAGGCTTACACCGTATTGCTCCTTGGATTACCGGGTGCAACGGATACCACGCAACAAACAAAGATCCGTTTCATAGAGAACGGACGATTGACCGAATAG